The genomic interval ATGCTTGGTTCGAATTTCTCGGACTGGCTGGCGAGATTCTTTGTTCGCACCGCGAGGCAAAGTGGGTTTACAAACGGATTCTCGCGACGCGATTACATCGCGGACTCCAACGAGCGTGCTGGATCGCTGGACGGTTTGGTGATGTTCTTTGGTACCGTCGATCAAAAGATCAAAGTCATCCCCTGTGAACCTCGTGACTTCATTTTTGAGCTGGCTCGTCGCTGGGAACAGAGATACCCGCCCGATACAAGACCTCAGGCAAAGTCATCGACGGACCTTCAGCGGATCGGCGATGGCGGTCGGCAGCAACCCGACGACGGTGTCTTCATTTCCTACGCTACCGAGGACAAAGAAGCGGCGTTTAACCTGAAGGATGGGTTGGAGGCATATGGGGTCAAGGTGTGGCTGGACAAGGAGAGGCTCGGCAACGGAATGGACTGGGAGAATACATTACGGGATGCGGTGATGCGGCGCTGCCCAAGATTCATCTCCGTCATCTCTCGCACAACCAACTCGACCGTCGAAGCGTACTTTCACAAAGAGCGTTCTTGGGCCGCCGAGCGTGTGAAATCTATATCGCATTTCGATCGAGGTTCCTATTACCACCCGGTGATCATTGACGACCTCGCACATGCTGAGATCGTACGCGAGCCGCCCGAATTTTTTACCGCTCAAAAAACGCATTTGCCCAATGGAATCGTTACAGAACAGTTCGCAAGTCGAATCCGAATCCGAATCCAGCCTGAGGATAAATCATGAGTCAAACCCGTTCCACAACGTTGAACGGCGCAGGCGGTCACATTGGACGTCGGACTGACTCCGATTCCTTGAGTGACGAATGCCCTTGGCCAGGGCTGATGTCGTTTCGAGAGCGTGATCGCTGTTTCTTTTTTGGACGCAATGCCGAAATCCAAGAATTGCTGCAGTGCGTCGGCCACAGCACGCTGACCGTACTGTACGGTCAGTCGGGACTGGGGAAAACATCGCTCCTGAGAGCGGGACTCACTCCTGATCTACGCCGGATGGGATTCGTACCCATTCATATCCGCCTCACTTATGAAGACTCCTCTGCGTGCCTGTCCGCTCAAGTAGTAGACGAGGTTTGTCAGGCGATGGGCATTAATATTGCACGACCGTCTGAAATGTCTCTTTGGGAACTGTTTCATGACCCCACTTACGGTTTAGCGGGACAGACAAACCGCGTCCAATCGACCGAGATCGAACACTCTGAGCAGGCTGCAGAATTGCCGATCCCGGTCTTGATTTTTGACCAGTTCGAAGAGGTTGGCGTCCACGGGACGAGACACGATGGGACGGAAGTCGCCGATTTCATCGAGTCGCTTGCAGGGTTGATCGAGAATCGGCCGACGGGTGTCACAGTAGAACGAGTCCGTCGTGATTCCCGCTTTGCAGAGCGGCTGGTTCGATCGCAGAGTCGAGTCAAAATCCTACTCACATTACGCGACGACTATCTGTACTGGCTCGAGAGATGGCGGCACGAGATTCCCTCTTTGATGAGAAATCGAATGGAACTGCTCCCGCTCTCAGGGATTCAAGCTCTCGACACGGTTCGTGAGCCGTCACGGCTTCGTTGTCTCAATGATGCCACTGCTGTACCGATCATGGACGACGAAACCGCGAGAGAGATCGTCCGTGTCGCTGCCGGGGCAGATGCCACAGCACCGCTGACAGAATTGTCCAATATTCCACCGCTACTGAATCTTCTCTGTCAGCAGATCAACGAGCGCCGGATCGCTGAGGGGGCGGAAACGGTCAAATGTAAAGATGTCCAGCAATCCGCACCGGATGTGCTGGTCGATTTCTATAGTCAGTGCATCGGCGGTTTCTCCGGAAAGGTTCGTGATTTCATCGAAGAAGAATTGATTTCCGAGAATGGATTGCACCGTGAGTCTGTATCCCTTGACACCGCGTGGGCGGACTTGCGAAACGGACAGGTCGCCGCTCCCGATGAAGTCATCAACCGACTCGTCGAAATGCGTCTGCTGTCATTGGACGAGCGTGGTGGGACTTCGAGAGTTGAACTGACTCACGACGTTTTGGTTCCAATCGTTCAGCAATCAAAAATTCGCCGCCATTCGGAAATCGAAATCGCTGCCAAGCAAGCGGAAGTGATCCGGCAGCGGCGAATGACTGTGCGCAACGCGGTTCTTGGATCGCTCGCCGCTATTCTCTTGACCGCCGCCGCGACCGGAGTGTTCGCTTGGAGTCAACGCAATCAGGCTGTCGCGTCAGAAAGAGTGGCTCGGGAAAATGAAGAGCGTGCCAAGACGAACGAGAAGGAAGCGAAGGTGGCCAAGGCAAAGGCCGAGGAAGCAGCCAGCATAGCTCAAGCGGCAATGAAGCGAATTGCGTCGCTGCAAGACGACAATAAGGCACTGTTGGCTGACGCTGCAAAGTCAACCTATGCTCGCGGCCGAAATATGCTATTCGCAGGTCTTCAGCAACAGGCGGCTTCACAAGCTTCGCTCCCAGGACGAACCACATGGAACGAAGTGCTCGGGTATTGGAACGAGGCTCTCCGATTCGATCCGAGCAGCGGACCTGTTGCCAAGAGTATCTTTTCCACGCTCACGAATCACCCGCGACAAGACTTACGACTACCGGTCGAGATTTTCGCGTGTGACTTCGTGACTCCACAGTCGGTTTTCGCAATGAATTCCGCGAGCAGTGCATTAGCGGTGAGCAACGGGACGAATGTCACCTGCTGCCATGCAGGCACAGAGACTGTTCTTGAGCACGATGAAAACGTGCGGACGATCTCGTTTGATGCAAGCGGGCAATTCCTGGTTGTCGTCACCGACGAAGAGAAAGTATTT from Stieleria varia carries:
- a CDS encoding toll/interleukin-1 receptor domain-containing protein codes for the protein MLPKADATDSYQSRTKDPVGNDDFWHDLVVGIKNGSVLPITGWNVTTVGPNDELVDSWLAKRLIQRLALDSTKFADDPTVSQVVVQHLLNRGDRDEIHSRIHQILIEEKPQPGETLRRLVSVAGLHHFLSTTFDPLLRQAIDSVRYGGETRTQVYSYSPNARLKDLPQPLSHLHGSSVFHLMGQATELGDYAVWEDDILEFILGLNQHMDVMRNLSRALKDPKVRFLMLGSNFSDWLARFFVRTARQSGFTNGFSRRDYIADSNERAGSLDGLVMFFGTVDQKIKVIPCEPRDFIFELARRWEQRYPPDTRPQAKSSTDLQRIGDGGRQQPDDGVFISYATEDKEAAFNLKDGLEAYGVKVWLDKERLGNGMDWENTLRDAVMRRCPRFISVISRTTNSTVEAYFHKERSWAAERVKSISHFDRGSYYHPVIIDDLAHAEIVREPPEFFTAQKTHLPNGIVTEQFASRIRIRIQPEDKS